ttgtattcccagcacctagtGTTGATCCTGGTCTATGGCAGTTGCTAAATACATGTTTGTTGACTGAACAATGTGCTCCTTTGTGGAACCAGCAGATTTGTACATATTCCCTTAATTGCCTTCCCTGCTTTGATTGGTTCGTTTTTCCTATTCTTTATAATACTTAATGTCTTGTATTTCTGGAAAGATTGGTCTTCCCAACTAGAGCATAATTTGCTTTGTGGCAAgaaccctttctttttttgagggaggacagagtctcactctgtcacctaggctggagtgcagtggcacagtctcggctcactgcagcctcaaactcttgggctgaagccatcctcctacctcagcctctcagatagctgggactggaggcacatgtgccatcatgtccagctagtttttgtaatttttgtggagatggggtttccctacaTTGCCTGGGCTTGTCTCAAGCAATCCgcatgcctcggcctctcaaagtgctgggattacaggcgtaagccacggcgcccagcccaagaatcttttttctttttctttttctttttttttttttttttttgagaagagtttggctcttgtcactcaggctggagggcagtggtgtgatctcagctcactgcaacctctgcctcccaggttcaagcaattctcctgcctcagcctcccaagtagctgggattacaggtgcctaccaccacgcccggctaattttttgtatttttggtagagatgggatttcaccatgtttaccaggctggtctcaggtcatccacccacctgggcctcccaaggagctgggattacacgtgtgagtcactgcgcccagcctccaggAACCTTTTCTTAAAGCTTTATATGTACTTAGGAAATTGTACAGAAATTAATAACACAAGCtatgaggctgaggaagggatTAAACTTGTTTGAAGTATCTTGTGATGGAGATGTGGGTGTCAAAAGCAGGCTTATTTCTGCCTCTTTGTATCCATAGCCCACTTATAAGAAGCGAAGGTTGGATGAGTGTGAAGAAGCCTTCCAAGGTAAGAGCCACCCTTAcctcctctcccctcaccccacccctgaCTTGCAGCCCTGAGAAGCAGGATGGATCTAGTGTTCTCCTGACCAGGAAGCAAGATCTAATCTTATTTCCCAGAAGTAGCATTCCCAGCTCCTCCAAACGTGCTCATTATTTAGTGCTCTAAATCTGGTTTTCCAATAAACAGAGTTTAAGGCTTTTGTCATATTTTAGATGCTCATCTGTTGTTCTTTTGTTCATCCATTCTCGTTGATTCTCACAGTGGTGTCATGGTAGGATTGTGACAAATGGAAGGCAGAGTTCATAGCATGTGATAGGTGTagggaaaatgagagaaaagtagGGGATGCTGtgtcctttcctcttccctgatCGTTTGACTTTTGTATCTCTGCTAGGAACCAAGGTGTTTGTCATGCCCAATGGGATGCTGAAAAGCAACCAGCAGCTGGTAGACATTATTGAGAAAGTGAAACCTGAGATCCGGCTGCTGATTGAAAAATGTAACACGGTGAGGCACAGGCTAGTGACCTATGGGCCTGCCCCAAGTACCCCACTTGAAGTACAAAAAACAGTAGGTGTAGGGGTGGTGTGGGAATTGACAGactaggttttgtgtgtgtgtgttttttgagatggagtcttgctctgtcacccaggttggattACAGTGtagccatcttggctcactgcaacctctgccttctgggttcaagggattctcccgcctcagccccccgagtagctgggattacaggcacctgccaacacacccagctaatttctgtatttttagtagagacggggttttaacATGGTAGGCcgagctagtctcaaactcttgacctcaggtgatccacccgccttggcctcccaatttgttgggattaccggcgtgagccaccatgcctggccagaccAGGTATTTTGACTTCTCTGTTCCTGGCTCTGGTCCCAGCAGTCTGAATTGTGTACTTCATGGCTTCAGCCTTCAGGCAAAGgtcttcatatattttttggcaTCCAGGTGAAAATGTGGGTACAGCTCCTGATTCCCAGGATAGAAGATGGAAACAACTTTGGGGTGTCCATTCAGGTAATGTACCTGCATCACGAACTAGGAAGAGAGGTTTGGGAGAGATGCTCTCATCTTTCCTGCCttatctttcttccctttctctttgggGCTGCTATGGATGACATGGCTTTTGATGCacctgttgtttgtttgtttgttttaggaggAAACAGTTGCAGAACTAAGAACTGTTGAGAGTGAAGCTGCATCTTATCTGGATCAGATTTCTAGGTAGGGCTGCTTGGGCTTGGCGAGGCACTGGGGGCTGATGAGGTGGTGGGCATCATCAAGGGTTTCCTGcagcttcctcctcttctctctccttccagaTATTATATTACAAGAGCCAAATTGGTTTCTAAAATAGCTAAATATCCCCATGTGGTAAGTAAGGGGTTTGTGGCCTGAGGGTGGAGGTGGCAGCATAGTGAAGAGTGACTGCTACTGGAAAGGAGCTGTCTGGGAGCAGCTGGGCCTCGGGGACTTAGCTTTTTCCTCTACTCTCCTTGCAGGAGGACTATCGCCGCACCGTGACAGAGATCGATGAGAAAGAATATATCAGCCTTAGGCTCATCATATCAGAGCTGAGGAATCAATATGTGAGTAACCTCAATCCTTGTCCATAGTTGCTGTGGTTTCTCTTAGTTGAGAATATTGAAATTTTCTGAAGGGCTAAGATGAGGGTCTGAGGTAAAATGAGTAGAGCAAATTCTGTTCATCAACTCAATGTTGACAACCATGAAGTCATCTAGCAGGATATCTCACTGCTTTCTACCTGAGTGGAGGGGTGTGCAATATAGTATGGTTAAGATACGGGTGTCAGAGTCAGACAGACTTAGGTTTGCAACCGGGTCTACCTGTATTGTGTGACCTGGAACAAACTGTTCAAGCTCAAacttcaatttcttctttaaaatgggactgaagaggccaggcacggtggctcacacctgtaatcgcagcactttgggaggctgatgtgggtggatcacaaggttaggagttcaagaccagcctggccaacatggtgaaaccctgtctctactaaaaatacaaaagaattagccaggcatggtggcagacacctgtgatcccagctactccggaggccgaggcagaagaatcgcttgaacccaggaggcagaggttgcagtgaaccaagatcgcaccactgcactccagcctgggcaacaatactGAAACTCCGATTTTAATAAGGGGTGTGGGGGACTGAAGAGTACCTGCTGcacaaaattgttttgttttgtttttttaaataagtgagaTAACACATTAAAGGACTTGGTGCAATTCTCACTATGTTAAGGGCACAATACATGTTAGTTGTTATTAGACACTTGGGGCCTTGGAAATACCCATTTACACCCAGTTGTAGTGTAAGAGAGGTGGCACTGCCTCCCTGAATGCAGGCTCTAGTGAGATTAGAATTACAGGAAGTCCTCACTTAACATTGTCCATAGGCTCTTAGAAACTGAGACTTTAAAAATGATGTATGTCAAAaccaagatttttttcattagcaTTGTAACAAAACGACATTGAACAAAGTGACATTGTTCGAAACCATGTTATCTGGGGACTTTCTGTACTTGGTTTGTTTACCTGCTGTACGTTGATTTGCTTAAAGTCGAAGTTGCTAAGAACTTATTGATGACATTAAGGACTTACTGTATGCAAATGATTGCTTGGGGATTTGTGGAGGGGTCTCTCATTTTCTTGGTGAGGTAAGCTTGTACAGATGTGTGATTCTCCTGATTCCTCTTCTCCCAGGTCACTCTACATGACATGATCCTGAAAAATATCGAGAAGATCAAACGGCCCCGGAGCAGCAATGCAGAGACTCTGTACtgaggccagggccagggccaggggacTCTGTGAGTCTGGCTCAAGACCGACATTGCCTTGGTTTGTTACATGACTATCGTGATGGGGAAACTGGCTGGAAATAGTAATCACACCTCTCTGTTTTTAGTTAGAGTCTAATGAAACTCTCATCTAGTTCTGTGATGTGTTTACCTCTTTTTTCAGGCCTCAGGAACTCTTCTATTTCCTTCCCTAATACCCCACACCCAACCTGTCCTAATTTCTGGAGAACTCCAGGTTTGTGTGTGCAGGATGTTGGCACAAAAATACTTGTGTTTccactctcctctccctcctgtgtCTTGGgctttatgttttcttccttttgatgaTTAGTTGGTTAAAAGCTGAGGGAATTGGAGGGAAAGTGCCAGGTGTTTTTTAGGAactggggtggtggggaggggggatcAAGTCTTCCTCACATGAGGTTATTGTCTCTTTCCTCTATGGGCATTGGATCCTCCCAAGTTGCCCTGGTGATGACTTAGGGCTTCACATCTGTGTACATCCCACCTTGAATCTTGATCATGACGAGAAACACCTTAGGCCTTCAGTCAATTCCCAAGCTCCTTCAGATGTTTTTATAATGGGGGTTttcacatgcacatatgtgtatgcatgtatacaccCATGCAGACATGCGCACACACCCTCCTACTCCATTACCTAACATACCCTCTCTTTCCATGATCCCTGTCACATACCTTTCAGGAGGTGATGGTTGTCTTAGTTGTCATCTACCCAGACAAACATCTTGGGCCTGTCCTCCCTCCTAATACTGTAGCCTGTTGGTACCCAGGGTGAGTTGGTGGAGAACACAGAGATGAGAAGCAGAGGACTAGGAGAAGGCCTGTCCCTCTCTGACTCAGTCCTTATTATCATTATTGCAAAAGCTGGTCCTTTTGACTCCTGTTTGCCTTTTCCCAGGCAGTTGTCAGTTGGGGTGAAGGTGTCGGCAGGTGTGAGGTCCGGATGCTGCTGCTCATGTTGGGCTTTCCTTTTGGGAAATACTTCTCTTATATATAGTGTTGGGACTCCAGGGAAAGCAGtcattggggtgtgtgtgtgtgtgtgcatgcacacacatgcatatacatgtttgtgtatgtggAAATGTGCTAGGCAAGTGAAAACTATAGAAGAGTTGCCTCCTGTCTCTTGAATCTTCCAGAGATACCACTTAATTGTTAACAGCTTTTGTGTTAATCCCCATCAGCCCCCAGCTCTTTTATTCCACCACTGCTGGAGAGTTGATATCTGCAGTCAGCCTGCCAGTGACTCTTAgtgtctgtttcttttattcttcctgtctctgtcttccAACCCCCAATAATATTTCCACCTGGCTTTTTTTACTCCCAATATTCTGTAGAGAAGGAGTCAGGATGCTGTCTTCCCACGAATAGTACTCAGTAACAAACCAATTGCATTTTAGTTGGGCAGTGCCCCCGCCCACCCTCCAGATCGCTTCCAGTTGAaacccttccctcctcccaccatgtgttcctcagtttccctttctctttgttGGATTGTTCCGCTGCCGCCCCTCCTCACCCTACCACCCTTGGATCGTAATGTAAAATTCTTTTACCATGtcaagaaattattaaaaatacaggtaCTTTGACCTCTTTCTAAAGCTGCAGACCCTGGTGCAATGCTCTGGTGGCTCAGGACGTACTCATGCTCACGTGTGCACGTTCGGACACCCACCTCCATGGACACCTAGCCATCCTGTCGTGTGTCCTGATGCCAGTCAAGCTGAATCTTTTCCCCAGTATAGTGGAAAGACTCAGGCTTCTGCCTACCAAGCAAGGGTGGGTCCTTCATTTGTGTTCATTCTGAATTACTGAAAGTGAGTTCTTCCCAGACCTGAGCTGCCTTCTCTCCCTACTTTCAGAAGATCCTTGTTCCTTCCTTCCCCGGCGATACCCATGAACTGCCAGTAGAGGCTGCTGTAGTTCCGTGTGTAGGAAATGAACTGGTTCAAGGCATGTCCTACCCAGTCATTTTCTTTACCTTATATGAATCCTCCCTGAATAATGTCTTAAGTTTCTTGAGGAGACTCTAGTTTTGGTTTTCACATTCCTTGGAGGGCTGCCTAGGAATCTATCTCCCTCTGAAATAAAGTTTCCTCAACTTCCACCTTGCAAGTAGCCTTCTGGTTTCCAGTGATCCCCTCGTGGTCTCTGTAAAAAGAGTCTAAGGTCTTGAGCAGTGGAAGGGCAGCTAGCTGCTATGTTGTGTTTCAGAGATGACTACCAAAAGCCAGCAGTTTGTGAGTGCCCCCGCTGGGCCAGGCTGTTAAGTACCTGATGTGCATGATGACATTTAATCTTAAGGAATATGTAGAGTAGTTGTATCCATttgttacagatgaggacactgagactcAGGATGAGTATTCCCGCTAGGGTTACACAGCTGAGGGAACTGGGATTGGTGGACAAACCTGATTACTAAGGCCAGGCCCTCAACCACTCCACTGGATGGAAAAGGCCTGAGACTACAAATTAAGGGCTTGGCGTTAGGCCACAGGCAGAATTGAGTGCTTACTGCTGAACAAGGCAGTACATCCTGGAGCTTTGAGTTGCAGCTCCTGCCAGGAGGTAGGAAAATGGATAGTTTAGTGCTTGCAAGCAGGCTGCAGAACTTAATTGGGCATCTGAGGTTTGTACTCTTCCTGAGACCCATTCCGGGTGGAAACTGGAGGTCAGCATTGTTAACTCTGATTCCCTCTGATCTGGTCTAAATGATGGAAATCAGTAGTTGGTACTGACTGCTACCAGTGGGACTTCAGGGGCGAGGAAGAGGCTGTGCATGTGGAAGTAGTGCCTTGGGCCAAACCACAGGACAGAAAATTGGAACAGAATTACATAAAACAAGGTCAGAAATTTCCTGTCCAACCCATGGGGTGgagttttctccatttctctccatCCTAGTGAATATAAACCTGGACTTGATGTCAGTAACTGGAAGGAGCAGCTGTTAGAACTCTGATTTCAACTCTCAGCATCCGCCATGCATCTCAAGATAGTCCTGGCTTTCCTGGCACTGTCGCTCATTACCATCTTTGCCCTGGCCTATGTTTTGCTGACCAGCCCGGGTGGTTCCAGCCAGCCTCCCCGCTGCCCCTCTGTATCCCACAGGGCCCAGCCCTGGCCACACCCTGGCCAGAGCCAGCTGTTTGCAGACCTGAGCCCAGAGGAGCTGACAGCTGTGATGCGCTTTCTGACCCAGCGGCTGGGGCCAGGGCTGGTGGATGCAGCCCAGGCCCGGCCCTCGGACAACTGTGTCTTCTCAGTGGAGCTGCAGCTGCCTCCCAAGGCGGCAGCCCTGGCCCACCTGGACAGGGGGAACCCCCCACCTGCCCGGGAGGCACTGGCCATCGTCCTCTTTGGTGGACAACCCCAGCCCAACGTGAGTGAGCTGGTGGTGGGGCCGCTGCCTCACCCCTCCTACATGCGGGACGTGACTGTGGAGCGTCACGGTGGGCCCCTGCCCTATCACCGTCGCCCGCTGCTGAGAGCTGAGTATATGCAGATGTGGACACATCTGAAAGAGGTGGAGCTACCCAAGGCACCCATCTTCCTGGCTTCCGCCTTCAACTACAATGGCTCTACCTTGGCAGTTCTGCATGCCACCCCTCGGGGCTTGCGCTCGGGGGACCGAGCTACTTGGATAGCCCTCTACCATAACATCTCAGGTGTTGGTATTTTCCTTCACCCTGTGGGGCTGGAGCTACTACTGGACCACGGGGCCCTGGACCCTGCCCACTGGGCTGTCCAGCAGGTCTTCTACCTTGGGCGCTACTATGCAGACTTGGGCCAGTTGGAACAGGAGTTTAAGTCTGGCCGGTTGGAAGTGGTTAGAGTCCCTCTACCCCCACCAAATGGGGCTTCATCCCTGAGGCCTCAGAAttccccaggtcctcctccccctcttcagTTCTCACCCCAGGGTTCCCAATACAGTGTACAAGGAAATCTGGTGGTATCCTCCCTCTGGTCATTTACCTTTGGCCATGGGGTGTTCAGTGGCCTGAGGGTTTTTGATGTTCGGTTCCAGGGTGAGCGAGTGGCCTATGAAGTCAGTGTCCAAGAGTGCGTGTCTATCTATGGTGCTGATTCACCCAAGACAATGGTGACTCGCTATCTGGATAGCAGCTATGGACTTGGCCGTAACAGCCGAGGCTTGGTGCGGGGAGTGGACTGCCCCTATCAAGCCACAATGGTGGACATCCATGTATTAGTGGGCAAAGGGACAGTCCAGCTGCTCCcgggtgctgtgtgtgtgtttgaggaaGCCCAGGGACTGCCTCTTCGAAGGCACCACAATTACCTTGAAAATCATTTCTACGGTGGTTTGGCCAGCTCAGCCCTTGTGGTCAGGTCTGTGTCGTCTGTGGGCAACTATGACTACATTTGGGACTTTGCGTTCTACCCAAATGGGGCACTTGAAGGGCGGGTCCATGCTACGGGCTATATCAACACCGCTTTCCTAAGAGGGGGAGAGCAGGGTCTCCTGTTTGGGAACCGTGTGGGGGAGCACGTGCTGGGAGCGGTGCACACACATGCCTTCCACTTCAAGCTGGACCTGGATGTGGCAGGTGAGTGCTGAGCGGATGAGGATGGAGGttgggggtagggtggggtgggcagagggaaaggaagggaatcTCTCAGGTCAAGCTGAGATCTCGAGTGGCAAGAGTGAGGTGTTCCAGCACCACAGCTCCAGTGGCAACAGAGCAGGGACTGTGAGCATATTCAGTGCAGTCAGCCTGGTACTGGGCTACTGGGTCTCTGGCAAAAGGTGAAAGGTGTTCCCCTGCCCAGCCCTTCGGACTTGCTGTGATTGTGAAATTAGTTTAAATGTAATGCTGGGCATGATTGCCTTAGCCTCAAGTGACACTGGGTAGGTGAACGGGCCCTGTCAGAGGCCCAATGGGGCTGGAGTTGGAGCactttgcttcttcctttctgagggccagtgggggtggggagagcaggGATCTGAGCTGAGGTCGGGAGCGATCTATCTAGAGTCTTCAGGGTGGGGGTGGACCTGGAGGCTTGAGAAGGGGAGGGTACTATAGCTGGGGTTGTTCCCCAGGATAGGGCCACTGCTGGTTGGGAGGGCCATCTCATTCCTGTCATCTCTTGACTGGTGACATGGCAGACAGCTTGGTGCGGGTATGGAAAGGGATTTTTCAAGCACAAAGGGCTCAAAGCACAGAGGACTTGCTGTTCCAGCAAGACTTTGTCAAGGACAGAAAAACTTCAGAATCACAGACGTTTAGattcacaaagaaaattaaactcaCTGGACCCTCTCCATTTTAAGGGAAACtaaggaaggtggggagagatgggACAGGAAGTGACTGCCAAAGTATAGTGCAACGTAAACTCAACTTGGATTTCTTGCGCGATGTTTCCTCATCCTCATGACATGTGCCTGCCTGCGTGTGTCTGTATGCGTGCACTTGCACTGTGGTCGCAGtgggctggagggcagagagGACTAATAGCATGATTGGAATGATCATATTAACTAGATTATCCTTTGACATACTTGGATTTTGACTGTCTTCTGATTGGAAGTTTTTCTTTAGCATCAAAGAGCCTGGTTTTGGGAAGTAACATTTATTGGATCCCTAGCATGTGCAGCATGGGCTGCGGCTGTGGGCCAGAGAGGCTGTGTCAGGCACCAGTGCACAGGATGGCTTCAGAGGCACCAGCATCAGCACAGTGTCTCCTGTGCCAGGTGCCTTCATATAGGTCTCGTTTAAAGGAACTAACAGTCCAGACCTGCAGAAAGTGTGTGGCCAAGTGCTGAGTTAGGCGACGCAGGTTATGGATGCTGTAGAATTCTCAGGAGCTCCCAGACAAAGGTGTGAATGTGCTCGCTTCTGAAAAAGACCGACAGTACTTCCTACCTTGCTGAGATCAAAAGTGAAGTCAGAGCAGGGAGGAGTATGTGGGGGACCAGGGGAAAggattggattttcttttcttttttgaggcagagtctcactgtcacccaggctggagtgcagtggtgctgtcacagctcactgcagccccaacctcctgggctaaagcaatcctcctgc
This is a stretch of genomic DNA from Saimiri boliviensis isolate mSaiBol1 chromosome 17, mSaiBol1.pri, whole genome shotgun sequence. It encodes these proteins:
- the PSME3 gene encoding proteasome activator complex subunit 3 isoform X2, producing the protein MKFRQHQTQGGRGEETSRCCPQALRPSPEMEKWVLKKIKYLQSGGLSASYYSYKVDSFRERITSEAEDLVANFFPKKLLELDSFLKEPILNIHDLTQIHSDMNLPVPDPILLTNSHDGLDGPTYKKRRLDECEEAFQGTKVFVMPNGMLKSNQQLVDIIEKVKPEIRLLIEKCNTVKMWVQLLIPRIEDGNNFGVSIQEETVAELRTVESEAASYLDQISRYYITRAKLVSKIAKYPHVEDYRRTVTEIDEKEYISLRLIISELRNQYVTLHDMILKNIEKIKRPRSSNAETLY
- the PSME3 gene encoding proteasome activator complex subunit 3 isoform X1; the protein is MASLLKVDQEVKLKVDSFRERITSEAEDLVANFFPKKLLELDSFLKEPILNIHDLTQIHSDMNLPVPDPILLTNSHDGLDGPTYKKRRLDECEEAFQGTKVFVMPNGMLKSNQQLVDIIEKVKPEIRLLIEKCNTVKMWVQLLIPRIEDGNNFGVSIQEETVAELRTVESEAASYLDQISRYYITRAKLVSKIAKYPHVEDYRRTVTEIDEKEYISLRLIISELRNQYVTLHDMILKNIEKIKRPRSSNAETLY
- the AOC2 gene encoding amine oxidase [copper-containing] 2; this encodes MHLKIVLAFLALSLITIFALAYVLLTSPGGSSQPPRCPSVSHRAQPWPHPGQSQLFADLSPEELTAVMRFLTQRLGPGLVDAAQARPSDNCVFSVELQLPPKAAALAHLDRGNPPPAREALAIVLFGGQPQPNVSELVVGPLPHPSYMRDVTVERHGGPLPYHRRPLLRAEYMQMWTHLKEVELPKAPIFLASAFNYNGSTLAVLHATPRGLRSGDRATWIALYHNISGVGIFLHPVGLELLLDHGALDPAHWAVQQVFYLGRYYADLGQLEQEFKSGRLEVVRVPLPPPNGASSLRPQNSPGPPPPLQFSPQGSQYSVQGNLVVSSLWSFTFGHGVFSGLRVFDVRFQGERVAYEVSVQECVSIYGADSPKTMVTRYLDSSYGLGRNSRGLVRGVDCPYQATMVDIHVLVGKGTVQLLPGAVCVFEEAQGLPLRRHHNYLENHFYGGLASSALVVRSVSSVGNYDYIWDFAFYPNGALEGRVHATGYINTAFLRGGEQGLLFGNRVGEHVLGAVHTHAFHFKLDLDVAGLKNWVVAEDVVFKPVAAPWNPEHRLQRPQLTRQVLGKEDLAAFSLGSPLPRYLYLASNQTNAWSHQRGYRIQIHSPLGVHMPLESDMERALSWGRYQLVVTQRKEEESQSSSIYHQNDIWTPTVAFADFINNETLLGEDLVAWVTASFLHIPHAEDIPNTVTLGNRVGFLLRPYNFFDEDPSIFSPGSVYFERGQDSGLCSVNPVACLPDLAACVPDLPPFSYHGF